Proteins encoded together in one Campylobacter peloridis LMG 23910 window:
- a CDS encoding thermonuclease family protein, producing MKISKKQIKIISELLKDPKKFLIALFLLAFAYIINYDPNSYIQSKVDKIIDGDTIEVFLNDDKIKVRLFGIDAPEKDQAYGKLSAKFLSAIILNKEITLNIKDEDKYGRILAIVYLNDKDINQVMVKNGFAWAYDHYSDLYINDQNYAQKNKKGLWEDENPIKPYIWRKQIRLQ from the coding sequence ATGAAAATTTCTAAAAAACAAATAAAAATTATTTCAGAGCTTTTAAAAGATCCTAAAAAATTTCTTATTGCTCTTTTTTTACTTGCTTTTGCTTATATTATAAACTACGATCCAAATTCTTATATTCAAAGTAAGGTTGATAAAATCATTGATGGTGATACTATAGAAGTTTTTTTAAATGATGATAAAATTAAAGTAAGATTATTTGGTATAGATGCTCCTGAAAAAGATCAAGCATATGGAAAATTATCTGCTAAATTTTTAAGCGCAATTATTTTGAATAAAGAAATAACTTTAAATATAAAAGATGAAGATAAATATGGTAGAATTTTGGCTATTGTTTATTTGAATGATAAAGATATTAATCAAGTTATGGTTAAAAATGGTTTTGCTTGGGCTTATGATCATTATAGTGATTTATATATTAATGATCAAAATTATGCACAAAAAAATAAAAAAGGTTTATGGGAAGATGAAAATCCTATAAAACCATATATTTGGCGAAAGCAAATAAGATTACAATAA
- the cmoB gene encoding tRNA 5-methoxyuridine(34)/uridine 5-oxyacetic acid(34) synthase CmoB: MQKITLPQQVLNHPLYHKIQNLSSKITQSNFYINDSFNITCDENLNDEIKQIALELKPWRKGPFKINELFIDTEWQSFIKFNILKKHMPCIENKIVADIGCNNGYYMFKMLEFNPLKIIGFDPSVKYFLQFLLLNTLAKTSIKYELLGVADVPNYHTKFDIIFCLGVIYHRSDPLAMLKQLKQSLNKNGIVFLDTMYIEDEREIALIPKKTYSKIPNIFFIPSILGLRNWCYRAGFNEFEVIATKQTDHQEQRKTEWIDSYSLDEFLDKTDSNFTCEGYAAPKRVYVKLKV; encoded by the coding sequence ATGCAAAAAATCACTTTACCGCAACAAGTTTTAAATCATCCACTTTATCATAAAATTCAAAATCTTAGTTCTAAAATAACACAATCAAATTTTTATATAAACGATAGTTTTAACATCACTTGTGATGAGAATTTAAATGATGAAATTAAACAAATTGCTTTAGAATTAAAACCATGGCGTAAGGGGCCTTTTAAAATCAACGAACTTTTTATTGATACAGAATGGCAAAGCTTTATAAAGTTTAATATATTAAAAAAACACATGCCCTGTATTGAAAATAAAATAGTAGCTGATATTGGATGTAATAATGGCTATTATATGTTTAAAATGCTTGAATTTAATCCTTTAAAAATCATTGGTTTTGATCCTTCTGTAAAGTATTTTTTACAATTTTTACTTCTAAATACTTTAGCAAAAACTTCTATAAAATATGAACTTTTAGGCGTAGCTGATGTTCCAAATTATCATACAAAATTTGATATCATCTTTTGTCTTGGAGTGATTTATCATCGTAGCGATCCATTAGCTATGCTAAAACAACTTAAACAATCTTTAAATAAAAATGGTATTGTTTTTTTAGACACCATGTATATAGAAGATGAAAGGGAAATTGCCTTAATTCCTAAAAAAACTTATTCAAAAATACCAAATATTTTTTTCATTCCGTCGATATTGGGTTTAAGAAATTGGTGTTATAGAGCTGGCTTTAATGAATTTGAAGTGATAGCTACAAAGCAAACAGATCATCAAGAACAAAGAAAAACAGAATGGATAGATTCTTATTCTTTAGATGAATTTTTAGACAAAACAGATTCTAATTTTACTTGCGAGGGCTATGCAGCACCAAAGAGAGTTTATGTTAAATTAAAGGTATAA
- a CDS encoding HemK/PrmC family methyltransferase, which yields MSIKEALELAYKKDQTQKQYILYILCEILQKDKAWIFLNSDFQINEKIFFDYVDKFLNGEPFEYLFKKTQFYGFDFFIEKGVLIPRFDSELLLEKCLEILNTNSFKNILEIGFGSGILSISLAKLKQIHIQACDINPKALKLAKKNAQLHNVLNLVDFKLCDFKNIQGNFDFIFSNPPYIKNDYPLDKWVKNEPHSALFGGVNGWEILHEIILFAKAKNTKILACEFGYDQKDILQDILEKNNFRAFFYKDYNNFDRVFVAYNLKY from the coding sequence ATTTCCATCAAAGAGGCTTTAGAGCTAGCTTATAAAAAAGATCAAACACAAAAACAATATATACTTTATATACTTTGTGAAATACTGCAAAAGGATAAAGCTTGGATTTTTTTAAATTCTGATTTTCAGATAAATGAAAAAATCTTTTTTGATTATGTTGATAAGTTTTTAAATGGTGAGCCTTTTGAGTATTTATTTAAAAAAACACAATTTTATGGCTTTGATTTTTTTATAGAAAAAGGAGTTTTAATACCGCGTTTTGATAGTGAATTATTGCTTGAAAAATGTTTAGAAATTTTAAACACTAATTCTTTTAAAAATATACTCGAAATAGGTTTTGGCAGTGGAATTTTAAGTATAAGCTTAGCTAAATTAAAACAAATTCATATCCAAGCATGCGATATTAATCCAAAAGCATTAAAACTTGCCAAAAAAAATGCGCAATTACACAATGTATTAAATTTAGTTGATTTTAAACTTTGTGATTTTAAAAACATACAAGGAAATTTTGACTTTATTTTTTCTAATCCTCCTTATATTAAAAATGATTATCCTTTGGATAAATGGGTAAAAAATGAACCACATAGTGCATTATTTGGAGGTGTTAATGGATGGGAAATTTTGCATGAAATCATTCTTTTTGCTAAGGCCAAAAACACAAAAATTTTAGCTTGTGAATTTGGATATGATCAAAAAGATATTTTACAAGATATATTAGAAAAAAACAATTTTAGAGCTTTTTTTTATAAAGATTATAATAACTTTGATAGAGTTTTTGTTGCATATAATTTAAAATATTAA
- a CDS encoding flagellin produces the protein MKIGDIGTTQQNHYVNQAQKNQEKALENIAAIRAIDGTDGSNLAIADSLRSQYGTIDQGILNAYDSIGVLQIADSALNNITATADRLNELSVRSNSAALNDRQKSMLNTEATKLVSSINDAFSNATFNGKNVFQSMDFVVGAGVESINLNQPSTANLSLENQDGIRSFLDQVGSLRADIGAGINAINSNINSSLQTSISTKEAESNLQNNDLAKNINDFNANYLKENAYLFTNAHSNVALQTKLASLLQ, from the coding sequence ATGAAAATAGGCGATATAGGAACAACTCAACAAAATCATTATGTAAATCAAGCTCAAAAAAATCAAGAAAAGGCTTTAGAAAATATAGCAGCTATAAGAGCTATAGATGGAACGGATGGTTCTAATTTAGCTATAGCAGATTCTTTAAGAAGTCAATATGGCACCATCGATCAAGGTATTTTAAATGCTTATGATTCTATAGGAGTTTTACAAATTGCTGATTCTGCACTAAATAATATTACAGCAACAGCAGATAGACTAAACGAACTTTCAGTTCGCTCAAATAGTGCTGCTTTAAACGATAGACAAAAAAGCATGTTAAATACAGAAGCAACTAAACTTGTAAGTTCAATCAATGATGCTTTTTCTAATGCGACTTTTAATGGAAAAAATGTTTTTCAAAGTATGGATTTTGTAGTAGGTGCAGGAGTTGAGAGTATCAATTTAAACCAACCAAGCACAGCAAATTTAAGCCTTGAAAATCAAGATGGAATCCGTAGTTTTCTTGATCAAGTTGGTTCTTTACGCGCTGACATTGGAGCAGGTATAAATGCTATTAATTCAAACATTAATTCATCTTTACAAACAAGTATTAGCACAAAAGAAGCTGAAAGTAATTTACAAAACAATGATTTAGCTAAAAATATTAATGATTTTAATGCTAATTATTTAAAAGAAAATGCATATTTATTTACAAATGCACACTCAAATGTAGCATTACAAACTAAACTTGCAAGCTTACTTCAATAA
- a CDS encoding M48 family metallopeptidase, with amino-acid sequence MTLITILCIYTAFLLFISFMQISFLKKEREKQAVILEENDYKNAANIAIENEKYKIFSNLYNLVINISWISFGFLYLKEFFIKENSTLENTLFLLAFLLIISVLNLPLSYYESFFKDKKHGFSNMTLTLFIKDSLKSLALMLIFGFLITYALVFCFEFFGDYWWIVAFGLSFVIILIINLIYPTLIAPIFNKMQKLDDENLLEKISNLMQKCGFSANGVYVVDASKRDKRLNAYFGGLFKSKRVVLFDTLLNALKEKELIAVLGHELGHFVHKDLLKMLFASTLMLFALFFIFAHLPDFFYIQSHLNGVNAGVFALLLIFGNIFTFIISPLLNKMSQANEFNADLHGAKVSSKEDMKNALIALAKENKAFVKTSKIYTFFHLSHPCIFDRIKALQ; translated from the coding sequence ATGACTTTAATAACTATTTTATGTATATACACAGCATTTTTGCTTTTTATATCTTTTATGCAAATTTCTTTTTTAAAAAAAGAAAGAGAAAAACAAGCGGTGATTTTAGAAGAGAATGATTATAAAAATGCTGCAAATATCGCCATAGAAAATGAAAAATATAAAATATTTTCCAATCTTTATAATTTGGTAATTAATATTTCTTGGATAAGCTTTGGCTTTTTATATTTAAAAGAATTTTTTATAAAAGAAAATTCTACCTTAGAAAATACTTTATTTTTACTTGCTTTTTTGTTGATTATTAGTGTTTTAAATTTACCACTAAGTTACTACGAAAGTTTTTTCAAAGACAAAAAACATGGCTTTTCCAATATGACTTTAACGCTTTTTATCAAAGATAGCTTAAAATCTTTAGCTTTAATGCTAATTTTTGGCTTTTTAATCACCTATGCTTTGGTTTTTTGTTTTGAATTTTTTGGAGATTATTGGTGGATAGTTGCCTTTGGATTAAGCTTTGTTATTATACTCATAATCAACCTCATCTACCCTACTTTGATTGCACCAATATTTAATAAAATGCAAAAACTTGACGATGAAAATTTACTTGAAAAAATTTCTAATTTAATGCAAAAATGTGGTTTTAGTGCAAATGGTGTTTATGTAGTTGATGCAAGCAAAAGAGACAAAAGGCTAAATGCTTATTTTGGTGGTTTATTTAAAAGCAAAAGAGTAGTGCTTTTTGACACACTTTTAAATGCCTTAAAAGAAAAAGAACTCATTGCAGTTTTAGGTCATGAGCTAGGACATTTTGTGCATAAAGATTTGCTAAAAATGCTATTTGCTAGTACTTTGATGCTTTTTGCTTTATTTTTCATTTTCGCTCATTTGCCTGATTTTTTTTATATCCAAAGTCATCTAAATGGTGTTAATGCTGGGGTATTTGCACTTTTACTAATTTTTGGTAATATTTTTACCTTCATTATCTCACCTTTACTAAATAAAATGAGTCAAGCAAATGAATTTAATGCTGATTTACATGGTGCAAAAGTTAGTTCTAAAGAAGATATGAAAAATGCTCTTATAGCTTTAGCAAAAGAAAACAAAGCTTTTGTTAAAACAAGCAAAATTTATACTTTTTTTCATTTAAGCCATCCTTGCATTTTTGATAGAATTAAAGCCTTGCAATGA
- a CDS encoding DUF4149 domain-containing protein, with protein MKAIYLFLLASLIGIEISIGAFLAPTIFYPEKFIGEGVLSHFQSGLLMTNIFIQFGYALLGVSVLSVIIEIFSFKNKDLGFKINFSKFMLSLIILALSLLFVFYFTAYVLNAQSLGEEATKTEEFVKIHGTSEVVMKIIMFSQVILFFLNFKTKKMV; from the coding sequence TTGAAGGCAATCTATTTGTTTTTATTGGCTAGTTTAATTGGTATAGAAATAAGCATAGGAGCTTTTTTAGCACCTACTATATTTTATCCTGAAAAATTTATAGGAGAAGGTGTTTTAAGCCATTTTCAAAGCGGACTTTTAATGACAAATATTTTTATTCAATTTGGCTATGCACTATTAGGCGTAAGTGTTCTTTCTGTTATCATAGAAATCTTTTCTTTTAAAAATAAAGATTTAGGATTTAAAATAAATTTTTCAAAATTTATGCTTTCTTTGATAATTTTGGCACTAAGTTTGCTTTTTGTTTTCTACTTCACAGCTTATGTTTTAAATGCACAAAGCTTAGGAGAAGAAGCAACTAAAACTGAAGAATTTGTAAAAATTCATGGTACTAGTGAAGTTGTAATGAAAATTATTATGTTTTCGCAAGTAATTTTGTTTTTTTTAAATTTTAAAACAAAAAAAATGGTATAA